TCCGTCCGTGCGCAGCACCAGCCGGAGCACACCATGGGTACTGGGGTGTTGCGGCCCCATGTTCACCAACATTTCGTCGGTGCGCACGTCGAATTCGATGATGCGTTGATCGTCGGCGGCAATGCTCATTTCACAGGCCTACTTTCCCCGAATGCCGTGATACTCTAAGGGCATTTCGTAATCTTTCCGCAGCGGATGCCCGACCCAATCCTCGGGGCACAAAATTCTTCGCAGACCCGGATGCCCTACAAACCGCACTCCACTTAAGTCGAAAACTTCCCGTTCGTGCCAATCGGCGGTGCGCCAAATATGGCTCACCGTGGAAACTACCGGAAGCTCGCCCGGTACGTCGTTCTTCCATCGCGGCAACATCACCTTCAACACTAAGCTGACCCGATTCGGGACGCTCCACAGGTGATACACCAACTCCATGTGCGGTTGCCCCGAAACTTTGGCCGCCTTCTTTGGGTCGGGCTCGAAATAGTCGACTCCCGAAATTAATTGCAGCATGTCAAAACGCAAAGTCGGCTCATCGCGCAAATAGGTGCATACTTCAACAAGCGCAGGCGGTGAAACTTCGATCCAAGGATCGAGCGCCTCCTGATTGCCACCGATGATTTTGCCG
Above is a window of Pirellulales bacterium DNA encoding:
- a CDS encoding NADH-quinone oxidoreductase subunit C, whose product is MRGQSFLDRLKQQFGDGKIIGGNQEALDPWIEVSPPALVEVCTYLRDEPTLRFDMLQLISGVDYFEPDPKKAAKVSGQPHMELVYHLWSVPNRVSLVLKVMLPRWKNDVPGELPVVSTVSHIWRTADWHEREVFDLSGVRFVGHPGLRRILCPEDWVGHPLRKDYEMPLEYHGIRGK